In one Streptomyces sp. T12 genomic region, the following are encoded:
- the trxA gene encoding thioredoxin — protein MSSTVELTKENFDETVTDNEFVLIDFWASWCGPCRQFAPVYEKAAEENPDLVFGKVDTEAQPELAAAFGIQSIPTLMIVRDRVAVFAQPGALPEAALTDVIGQARKLDMDEVRQAVAAQQAQAEQNGQ, from the coding sequence ATGAGCAGCACCGTGGAGCTCACCAAGGAGAACTTCGACGAGACGGTCACGGACAACGAGTTCGTCCTGATCGACTTCTGGGCGTCCTGGTGCGGGCCGTGCCGTCAGTTCGCCCCGGTCTACGAGAAGGCCGCCGAGGAGAACCCGGACCTTGTGTTCGGCAAGGTCGACACCGAGGCGCAGCCGGAGCTGGCCGCCGCCTTCGGCATCCAGTCGATTCCGACGCTGATGATCGTCCGTGACCGTGTTGCCGTGTTCGCGCAGCCCGGGGCACTGCCCGAGGCCGCCCTGACGGACGTCATCGGGCAGGCCCGCAAGCTCGATATGGACGAGGTCCGCCAGGCCGTGGCCGCTCAGCAGGCGCAGGCCGAGCAGAACGGCCAGTAG
- a CDS encoding ABC-F family ATP-binding cassette domain-containing protein — MITVSGVDVRVGARLLLSGISFHISPGDRIGLVGRNGAGKTTLLNTLAGTVRPAAGTVTRTGEVGHLPQDSRAADPTVTVTDRILSARGLDGAVRALRRAEEAMADGTQRAMNAYVRAEARFQAAGGYAAEAEAARVAAGLGVTARLMDQPLGALSGGQRRRVELARILFAEHGTLLLDEPTNHLDADSVAWLRTFLTNHQAGLVLISHDTSLLAGAVNRVFHLDPQRATIDVHNTGWDVYLAQREADERRRARERTNAERKAASLHAQAGKMRARVSTAVAARNMARRADRMLADLEPVRRTAKVARIRLPEPAPCGRIPLGAISLTKSYGGHRVLRGVDLAVDRGSRLVVLGPNGAGKTTLLRILAGQARPDGGRVVHGHGFRPGYFAQEHDTLDGELTVGAQLASAAPHLTYGEVRRVLGSFLFTGDDADKPVGVLSGGEKTRLALAGLVHSGANVLLLDEPTNNLDPASRAEVLAAVGTYPGAIVMVTHDVGAIEALRPDRVLLLPDCEEDLWSDDYLEWVAG, encoded by the coding sequence ATGATCACCGTAAGTGGTGTCGACGTGCGCGTCGGCGCGCGTCTGCTGCTGTCCGGCATCTCCTTCCACATCTCCCCCGGCGACCGCATCGGCCTGGTCGGCCGTAACGGCGCTGGAAAGACCACCCTGTTGAACACCCTGGCGGGCACGGTGCGCCCGGCCGCCGGGACGGTCACCCGCACCGGCGAGGTCGGCCATCTGCCCCAGGACTCGCGCGCCGCGGACCCGACGGTCACCGTCACCGACCGCATCCTGTCCGCGCGGGGCCTCGACGGAGCCGTGCGCGCCCTGCGCCGTGCCGAGGAGGCCATGGCCGACGGTACGCAGCGCGCGATGAACGCCTACGTGCGCGCCGAGGCCCGGTTCCAGGCGGCCGGCGGTTACGCCGCGGAGGCCGAGGCGGCCCGGGTGGCCGCGGGTCTCGGGGTTACCGCCCGGCTGATGGACCAGCCGTTGGGTGCACTGTCGGGCGGACAGCGCCGTCGTGTGGAGCTGGCCCGCATCCTCTTCGCGGAGCACGGCACCCTGCTGCTGGACGAGCCGACGAACCACCTGGACGCGGACTCGGTCGCCTGGCTGCGCACGTTCCTGACGAACCATCAGGCCGGGCTCGTGCTGATCAGCCACGACACGTCGTTGCTCGCCGGCGCGGTGAACCGGGTCTTCCACCTGGATCCGCAGCGCGCCACGATCGACGTCCACAACACGGGTTGGGACGTCTATCTCGCCCAGCGGGAGGCCGACGAGCGGCGCAGGGCGCGCGAGCGGACGAACGCCGAGCGCAAGGCGGCGTCGCTGCACGCGCAGGCCGGGAAGATGCGCGCCCGCGTGTCGACGGCCGTGGCCGCGAGGAACATGGCCCGCCGCGCCGACCGTATGCTCGCCGACCTCGAACCGGTCCGCCGCACCGCGAAGGTGGCGAGGATCCGGCTGCCCGAACCGGCGCCGTGCGGCCGGATCCCGCTCGGCGCCATCAGTCTGACCAAGTCGTACGGCGGCCATCGCGTCCTGCGGGGCGTGGACCTGGCGGTCGACCGGGGCAGCCGCCTGGTCGTCCTCGGCCCCAACGGTGCCGGAAAGACCACCCTGTTGCGCATCCTCGCCGGTCAGGCCAGGCCGGACGGCGGCCGGGTGGTCCACGGGCACGGGTTCCGGCCGGGCTACTTCGCCCAGGAACACGACACGCTGGACGGGGAGTTGACCGTGGGTGCGCAGCTGGCGTCCGCCGCCCCGCATCTGACGTACGGCGAAGTGCGGCGTGTCCTGGGATCGTTCCTGTTCACAGGTGACGACGCCGACAAGCCCGTCGGTGTCCTGTCCGGCGGTGAGAAGACCCGTCTGGCGCTGGCGGGCCTGGTGCACTCCGGCGCGAACGTCCTTCTCCTGGACGAGCCGACCAACAACCTGGACCCGGCCTCCCGCGCCGAGGTCCTGGCCGCGGTGGGCACGTATCCGGGCGCGATCGTCATGGTCACCCACGACGTGGGCGCCATCGAGGCGCTGCGCCCGGACCGGGTCCTGCTGCTACCGGACTGCGAGGAGGATCTGTGGAGCGATGACTACCTCGAGTGGGTGGCCGGATGA
- a CDS encoding LacI family DNA-binding transcriptional regulator, with translation MVQIPKTPAPAPPAPRSVPTSADVARLAGVSRATVSYVLNNTSAVRISEPTRRRVHEAAKELGYVPHAAARSLRAGHSRMVLMPAPSFPVGPLYSRFLSDLQLALGRLDYTVVQYGSVGLHGDEAARAWAELRPVAVLVSGSGLGPKGVTVLHRSGARAVVSLGPESVEGAHALLMDYEAVGHCAGSHLYDRGRRRIGVVVPEEDGLESFSAPRLEGVRRALHGTDATVTELPLAYTEESAARLAARWRALGLDAVFAYNDEYAMLLMRALQDEGVRVPADTAVIGADDLMLGRLLRPRLSTVHIELPSGRELAELVDRAVRNPGAAPETHKVLGATVVHRESS, from the coding sequence ATGGTGCAGATACCGAAAACGCCCGCGCCCGCTCCCCCCGCACCGCGCTCGGTACCCACGAGCGCTGATGTGGCCCGCCTCGCCGGCGTCTCGCGCGCGACCGTCTCCTACGTCCTGAACAACACCAGCGCCGTCCGGATCAGCGAACCCACCCGCCGTCGCGTCCACGAGGCCGCGAAGGAACTCGGCTACGTCCCGCACGCGGCCGCCCGCAGCCTGCGCGCCGGGCACAGCCGCATGGTCCTGATGCCCGCGCCGAGCTTCCCCGTCGGCCCGCTCTACAGCCGTTTCCTCAGCGACCTCCAGCTGGCGCTCGGTCGCCTCGACTACACGGTCGTGCAGTACGGCAGCGTCGGCCTGCACGGCGACGAGGCCGCCCGCGCCTGGGCCGAGCTGCGCCCCGTCGCCGTACTGGTCTCGGGCTCCGGCCTCGGCCCGAAGGGCGTGACGGTGCTCCATCGCTCCGGCGCCCGGGCCGTGGTCTCGCTCGGCCCCGAGTCCGTCGAAGGTGCCCACGCCCTGCTGATGGACTACGAGGCCGTGGGCCACTGCGCGGGCAGCCACCTGTACGACCGCGGCCGGCGCCGGATCGGCGTCGTCGTGCCCGAGGAGGACGGCCTGGAGTCCTTCTCCGCGCCCCGCCTCGAAGGCGTGCGCCGGGCCCTGCACGGCACGGACGCCACCGTGACCGAGCTGCCCCTCGCCTACACGGAGGAGTCCGCCGCGCGGCTCGCCGCCCGCTGGCGCGCCCTCGGCCTCGACGCCGTGTTCGCCTACAACGACGAGTACGCGATGCTGCTGATGCGCGCCCTGCAGGACGAGGGCGTCCGCGTCCCCGCCGACACAGCCGTCATCGGCGCCGACGACCTGATGCTCGGACGGCTGCTGCGGCCTAGGCTGAGCACCGTGCACATCGAGCTGCCGTCCGGCCGCGAACTCGCGGAACTGGTCGACCGCGCGGTGCGCAACCCCGGCGCCGCACCCGAGACACACAAGGTGCTGGGAGCGACGGTGGTGCACCGCGAATCCAGCTGA
- a CDS encoding MarR family winged helix-turn-helix transcriptional regulator: protein MSKGSENASPGFLVWRLSTKWRVAVDRAVTPLGLTHAQYALVASLYDMQRRGERPSQRRLADHTGLEPLYVSKLARSLETAGLLERTRDPRDPRAVQLALTEQGRERTRQAIKVVQGLLQQLLAPLGGLDSARTRELTRDLATLLDAPLDPLATDIESDKEQT from the coding sequence ATGAGCAAGGGTTCCGAGAACGCCTCGCCCGGTTTCCTGGTGTGGCGCCTGTCCACGAAGTGGCGGGTCGCGGTCGACCGGGCCGTGACCCCGCTGGGGCTCACCCACGCGCAGTACGCGCTGGTGGCCTCGCTGTACGACATGCAGCGCCGCGGAGAGCGCCCCAGCCAGCGGCGACTCGCCGACCACACCGGGCTCGAACCCCTCTACGTCTCCAAGCTGGCACGCTCCCTGGAGACCGCCGGCCTGCTCGAACGCACCCGGGATCCCCGCGACCCACGCGCGGTGCAGCTGGCGCTGACCGAGCAGGGCCGCGAGCGGACCCGGCAGGCGATCAAGGTGGTCCAAGGTCTCCTGCAGCAGCTGCTGGCGCCGCTCGGCGGCCTGGACAGCGCGCGCACCCGGGAGTTGACGCGCGACCTCGCGACCCTGCTCGACGCACCTCTTGACCCGCTTGCCACCGACATCGAGTCCGACAAGGAGCAGACATGA
- a CDS encoding PepSY domain-containing protein — MSTAPSTTTEESTQPDAPASAPRRWAPLRPLILRLHFYAGVLVAPFLLVAAATGFLYAGAFQAEKIVYAHEMTVRVGDEKLPISEQVAAVRKAHPEGTVSAIRPSPADDASTRVLLSGVKGVDADHTLAVFVDPYTATVRGALEQYGSTGALPLRTWIDEFHRDLHLGETGRLYSELAASWLWVIAGGGLVLWFSRRRALRKVRGSSGRRRTLGLHGTVGVWAAAGFFFLSATGLTWSAYAGANIDELRTSLGQATPSVSATAGGDHAAHGAAAGTGGSGEHGVGLDKVLAAARAEGLGDPVEIVPPADASSAYVVKQVQRSWPTKQDSAAIDPSTGEVTDVLRFADHPVLAKLTRWGIDLHTGVLFGLVNQIALMLLALSLILLIVWGYRMWWQRGRGSAFGRPIPRGAWQQVPPQILVPLVAVVAVLGYFVPLFGISLAAFIVVDVVLGEAAHRRGKRTPAEVN; from the coding sequence ATGTCCACCGCTCCCTCGACGACCACCGAGGAGTCGACGCAGCCCGACGCCCCGGCGTCGGCGCCCCGCAGATGGGCACCACTGCGTCCGCTGATCCTGCGTCTGCACTTCTACGCCGGCGTGCTCGTCGCGCCGTTCCTGCTCGTCGCCGCGGCCACCGGCTTCCTCTACGCCGGTGCGTTCCAGGCCGAGAAGATCGTGTACGCCCACGAGATGACCGTCCGGGTAGGCGACGAGAAGCTGCCGATATCCGAGCAGGTCGCAGCCGTGCGCAAGGCCCACCCCGAGGGCACGGTCTCGGCGATACGGCCCTCCCCGGCGGACGACGCGTCCACCAGGGTCCTGCTGTCCGGCGTCAAGGGCGTGGACGCCGACCACACGCTCGCCGTGTTCGTCGACCCGTACACCGCGACGGTGCGCGGCGCCCTCGAACAGTACGGCTCGACCGGCGCGCTGCCCCTGCGTACCTGGATCGACGAGTTCCACCGCGACCTGCACCTCGGCGAGACCGGCCGCCTCTACAGCGAGCTCGCCGCGAGCTGGCTGTGGGTGATCGCGGGCGGCGGCCTGGTGCTGTGGTTCTCCCGCCGCCGCGCCCTGCGCAAGGTGCGCGGGAGCAGCGGGCGCCGCCGCACGCTCGGGCTGCACGGCACGGTCGGGGTCTGGGCCGCGGCCGGGTTCTTCTTCCTCTCGGCGACCGGCCTGACCTGGTCGGCGTACGCCGGCGCCAACATCGACGAGCTGCGCACCTCGCTCGGCCAGGCCACCCCGTCCGTGTCGGCCACGGCGGGCGGCGACCACGCGGCTCACGGCGCCGCCGCGGGTACCGGCGGAAGCGGCGAGCACGGCGTCGGCCTCGACAAGGTGCTGGCGGCCGCGCGCGCCGAGGGCCTGGGCGATCCCGTGGAGATCGTTCCGCCCGCCGACGCCTCGTCCGCGTACGTGGTGAAGCAGGTGCAGCGCAGCTGGCCGACGAAGCAGGACTCGGCCGCGATCGACCCGTCCACCGGCGAGGTCACCGACGTGCTGCGGTTCGCCGACCACCCGGTGCTCGCCAAGCTGACTCGCTGGGGCATCGACCTGCACACGGGCGTCCTCTTCGGCCTGGTCAACCAGATCGCCCTGATGCTGCTCGCGCTCTCGCTGATCCTGCTGATCGTGTGGGGCTACCGCATGTGGTGGCAGCGCGGTCGCGGCTCCGCGTTCGGTCGCCCCATCCCACGTGGCGCCTGGCAGCAGGTGCCTCCGCAGATCCTGGTCCCGCTGGTGGCGGTCGTCGCCGTACTCGGCTACTTCGTACCGCTGTTCGGCATCTCCCTGGCCGCGTTCATCGTCGTGGACGTCGTCCTCGGAGAGGCAGCGCATCGGCGGGGGAAGCGGACGCCCGCGGAAGTGAACTAG
- a CDS encoding MarR family transcriptional regulator gives MTTTTPLVDPRVVALAHYAGRALLEQVLARHGATFQQSVTLRLAAVADGPAERDRIIDSVVGALKIDAAEAEAVVDELIAAELLSPQEPSQVRITDAGQELYDRTSAATAPISALIYAGIPTEDLAAAGRVLTLITERANAELAAMAG, from the coding sequence ATGACCACCACCACTCCCCTGGTCGACCCCCGAGTCGTAGCTCTGGCCCACTACGCCGGCCGCGCGCTTCTCGAGCAGGTACTGGCCCGCCACGGCGCGACATTCCAGCAGTCCGTCACCCTCCGGCTCGCCGCCGTCGCCGACGGACCGGCCGAGCGGGACCGCATCATCGACAGTGTCGTCGGCGCGCTGAAGATCGACGCCGCGGAGGCCGAGGCCGTGGTCGACGAGCTGATCGCCGCGGAGCTGCTGAGCCCTCAGGAGCCGTCCCAGGTGCGGATCACGGACGCCGGGCAGGAGCTGTACGACAGGACTTCCGCGGCGACCGCCCCCATCTCCGCCCTGATCTACGCCGGCATCCCGACGGAGGACCTGGCCGCCGCCGGGCGAGTCCTGACCCTCATCACCGAGCGGGCCAACGCCGAACTCGCCGCCATGGCCGGCTGA
- a CDS encoding peptide deformylase, producing the protein MATPSDRAPLAEQVEQLLSSDGPLTIVAAGDPVLRRRAEHFDGQLDPALLARFVEALRVTMHAAPGVGLAAPQVGVALRIAVIEDPAPVPEEVRLARGRVPQPFRVLVNPSYEPVGAARAAFFEGCLSVPGYQAVVARHGEVRLTGEDEHGRAVDEVFTGWPARIVQHETDHLDGVLYLDRAELRSLSSNQAIAERWAGPTPARAAEALGFELP; encoded by the coding sequence GTGGCAACTCCGAGCGATCGCGCACCCCTGGCCGAGCAGGTCGAGCAACTCCTGTCCAGCGATGGGCCGTTGACCATCGTGGCGGCCGGTGACCCGGTGCTGCGGCGCCGCGCCGAACACTTCGACGGCCAGCTGGACCCGGCGCTGCTGGCCCGCTTCGTCGAGGCCCTCCGGGTCACCATGCACGCGGCGCCGGGCGTCGGCCTCGCCGCACCGCAGGTCGGCGTAGCACTGCGGATCGCGGTGATCGAGGACCCGGCACCGGTGCCGGAGGAGGTGCGGCTGGCGCGCGGGCGGGTGCCGCAGCCGTTCCGGGTGCTGGTGAACCCGTCGTACGAGCCCGTCGGCGCCGCTCGCGCCGCGTTCTTCGAGGGCTGTCTGAGCGTGCCGGGCTATCAGGCGGTGGTGGCCCGGCACGGCGAGGTGCGGCTGACGGGCGAGGACGAGCACGGGCGTGCGGTCGACGAGGTGTTCACGGGGTGGCCCGCCCGCATCGTGCAGCACGAGACGGACCACCTCGACGGTGTGCTCTACCTGGACCGGGCCGAGCTGCGCTCACTCTCCTCGAACCAGGCGATCGCGGAGCGCTGGGCAGGGCCGACACCGGCGCGGGCCGCCGAGGCGCTGGGCTTCGAGCTGCCGTAA
- a CDS encoding tetratricopeptide repeat protein gives MDTTYYDHGTPAERWERAQMFFDAKDYAAAARVLGKLVEEAPRQTGVRLLLARAYYHSAQLRRAEGELRVIVEHDPVEHYARLMLGRTLQRQGRDEEAEPHLRLASALAGDFEQL, from the coding sequence GTGGACACGACGTACTACGACCACGGAACACCGGCCGAGCGCTGGGAGCGCGCGCAGATGTTCTTCGACGCCAAGGACTACGCCGCCGCCGCGCGCGTCCTCGGCAAGCTGGTCGAGGAGGCGCCGCGGCAGACCGGAGTGCGGCTGTTGCTGGCGCGCGCCTACTACCACTCGGCCCAACTGCGGCGGGCGGAGGGCGAGTTGCGCGTCATCGTCGAGCACGACCCCGTCGAGCACTACGCCCGGCTGATGCTGGGCCGCACGCTGCAACGGCAGGGGCGGGACGAGGAGGCCGAGCCGCACCTGCGCCTCGCCTCGGCGCTGGCGGGTGACTTCGAGCAGCTCTGA
- a CDS encoding aldehyde dehydrogenase family protein: MPLLDPKAWQSSSLSGGEYAVTEPATGDTLGTVTLAGAEDVGTAAEAARAAQAEWARLPHFVRAAVLRKAGDLFAAHADELREWLVRESGSIPGKADFELHVAAQECYEAAALASRPAGQVLPSEAPRLSYTRRVPVGVVGVISPFNAPLILSIRSVAPALALGNAVVLKPDPRTAVCGGLSLAAVFAEAGLPEGLLHVLPGGPQVGQALVADPRVPVISFTGSTAAGRAVGEAAGRHLKRAHLELGGNSALVVLEDADIDAVISTAAWGSFFHQGQICMTTGRHLVHQSLYEEYVERLAAKADSLAVGDPHRAEVHLGPLIDSGQLGKVHGLVEASTSRGAKLAAGGTHEQLFYRPTVLAGVDDETPAYAEEVFGPVAPVRPFATADEAAALAAAGSYGLSLGIVTGDAARGLDLAERIPTGIVHINDQTVNDEAVAPFGGIAASGTGARFGGESNLEAFTDVRWTTVRGDVAAYPF, from the coding sequence ATGCCGTTGCTCGACCCGAAGGCCTGGCAGTCCAGCTCCCTGTCGGGAGGTGAGTACGCCGTCACCGAGCCCGCCACCGGCGACACGCTCGGCACCGTCACCCTGGCCGGCGCCGAGGACGTCGGCACGGCCGCCGAGGCCGCCCGCGCCGCCCAGGCCGAGTGGGCACGCCTCCCGCACTTCGTACGCGCCGCAGTGCTGCGCAAGGCCGGCGACCTGTTCGCCGCGCACGCCGACGAGCTGCGCGAGTGGCTCGTCCGCGAGTCCGGGTCGATCCCCGGCAAGGCCGACTTCGAGCTGCACGTCGCCGCCCAGGAGTGCTACGAGGCCGCCGCCCTCGCCTCCCGCCCGGCCGGGCAGGTCCTGCCCAGCGAGGCGCCCCGCCTGTCGTACACGCGCCGGGTCCCCGTCGGTGTCGTCGGCGTGATCTCCCCGTTCAACGCCCCGCTGATCCTCTCCATCCGCTCCGTCGCCCCGGCCCTCGCGCTCGGCAACGCGGTCGTGCTGAAGCCGGACCCGCGCACGGCGGTGTGCGGCGGCCTGTCGCTGGCCGCGGTCTTCGCGGAGGCCGGTCTGCCCGAGGGGCTGCTGCACGTCCTGCCGGGCGGTCCGCAGGTGGGCCAGGCGCTGGTCGCCGACCCGCGCGTGCCCGTCATCTCCTTCACCGGCTCCACCGCCGCGGGCCGGGCCGTCGGCGAGGCCGCGGGGCGTCATCTCAAGCGCGCGCACCTGGAGTTGGGCGGCAACTCCGCCCTGGTCGTGCTGGAGGACGCCGACATCGACGCGGTGATCTCCACGGCCGCCTGGGGGTCCTTCTTCCACCAGGGCCAGATCTGCATGACGACCGGCCGCCACCTCGTCCATCAGTCCCTGTACGAGGAGTACGTCGAGCGGCTCGCGGCCAAGGCCGACTCCCTCGCCGTCGGCGACCCGCACCGCGCGGAGGTCCACCTCGGCCCGCTCATCGACTCGGGCCAGCTGGGCAAGGTGCACGGCCTGGTGGAGGCCAGCACCTCCCGGGGCGCCAAGCTCGCCGCGGGCGGCACCCACGAGCAGCTCTTCTACCGGCCGACCGTACTCGCCGGCGTCGACGACGAGACCCCCGCCTACGCCGAGGAGGTCTTCGGCCCCGTCGCGCCGGTACGCCCCTTCGCCACCGCCGACGAGGCCGCCGCCCTCGCCGCGGCCGGCTCCTACGGGCTCTCCCTCGGCATCGTCACGGGGGACGCCGCCCGCGGCCTCGACCTGGCCGAGCGGATCCCGACCGGCATCGTGCACATCAACGACCAGACCGTGAACGACGAGGCCGTCGCGCCCTTCGGTGGCATCGCCGCCTCCGGCACCGGGGCCCGGTTCGGCGGCGAGTCCAACCTGGAGGCGTTCACCGACGTGCGCTGGACGACGGTGCGCGGCGACGTGGCGGCGTACCCCTTCTAG
- a CDS encoding 4-hydroxybenzoate 3-monooxygenase → MRTTVGIIGGGPAGLLLARLLHRAGIDCVVLESRTREYVEQRQRAGMLEQGTVDALREAGAAERLTAEGLVHQGIELRFDRERHHIDFPALTGGRTVTIYAQTEIVKDLVALQLADGPPLLFEAEALAVEKPESATPVVRFLHEGREQTLTCAWVAGCDGFHGISRDAFPAEVSRSYGHEYPYSWLGVLAEVPPSCDELIYARGEGGFALHSMRSASVSRLYLQVPNHTDPDDWPDDRIWDELAARFAIDADWTLNRGPITAKSVTTMRSYVHEPMRHGRLLLAGDAAHIVPPTGAKGLNLAVSDVRVLARGFIELHRTGNTQLLDRYSELCLQRVWQASRFSDDMTKMLHAQPDGDAFDHRMQLARLRRITASRHAAAELAANYSGLPLPA, encoded by the coding sequence ATGCGCACGACCGTCGGCATCATCGGAGGCGGCCCCGCCGGACTGCTGCTCGCCCGCCTGCTGCACCGCGCCGGCATCGACTGCGTCGTCCTGGAGAGCCGCACGCGGGAGTACGTCGAGCAGCGCCAGCGGGCCGGGATGCTGGAGCAGGGCACGGTCGACGCGTTGCGCGAGGCCGGCGCCGCCGAGCGGCTGACGGCCGAAGGCCTGGTCCACCAGGGCATCGAGCTGCGCTTCGACCGGGAACGCCACCACATCGACTTCCCGGCCCTCACCGGCGGCCGTACGGTGACGATCTACGCCCAGACCGAGATCGTGAAGGACCTCGTCGCGCTGCAACTCGCCGACGGGCCACCGCTGTTGTTCGAGGCCGAGGCGCTCGCCGTCGAGAAGCCGGAGAGCGCGACGCCCGTCGTACGGTTCCTGCACGAGGGCCGCGAGCAGACGCTGACCTGCGCGTGGGTGGCCGGCTGCGACGGCTTCCACGGCATCTCCCGGGACGCGTTCCCGGCCGAGGTGAGCCGCTCCTACGGGCACGAGTATCCGTACTCCTGGCTCGGGGTCCTGGCCGAAGTGCCGCCGTCCTGCGACGAGTTGATCTACGCACGCGGTGAGGGCGGCTTCGCGCTGCACAGCATGCGCTCGGCCTCGGTCTCCCGGCTCTACCTTCAGGTCCCCAACCACACCGACCCCGACGACTGGCCCGACGACCGTATCTGGGACGAACTCGCCGCCCGCTTCGCCATCGACGCCGACTGGACCCTCAACCGCGGCCCCATCACCGCCAAGTCCGTGACCACGATGCGCAGTTACGTCCACGAACCGATGCGCCACGGACGGCTCCTGCTCGCCGGGGACGCCGCCCATATCGTCCCGCCGACCGGCGCCAAGGGCCTCAACCTCGCCGTGTCCGACGTACGGGTCCTGGCCCGCGGCTTCATCGAGCTGCACCGCACAGGGAACACACAACTTCTCGACAGGTACTCCGAGTTGTGCCTTCAGCGTGTGTGGCAGGCGAGCCGTTTCTCGGATGACATGACTAAGATGTTGCACGCTCAACCAGACGGGGATGCGTTCGACCACCGGATGCAGCTCGCACGTCTGCGCCGGATCACCGCATCCCGCCACGCGGCCGCCGAACTGGCGGCGAACTACTCGGGACTTCCGCTCCCCGCGTGA
- a CDS encoding NAD(P)/FAD-dependent oxidoreductase: protein MTETDSIAYDVVVLGAGPVGENVADRTRAAGLSTAVVESELVGGECSYWACMPSKALLRPVIARADARRLPGLSQSVQGPLDTAAVLARRDEYTSHWKDDGQVGWLDAIGADLYRGHGRLTAPRTVEVTGPDGVRHVLTARHAVAVCTGSGAQLPGLPGLAEVKPWTSREATSAKAAPGRLVVVGGGVVATEMATAWQALGSRVTLLVRGKGLLSRMEPFAGELVAEALTEAGVDVRTGTSVEAVTRENGTVVVVTDGGDRIEADEILFATGRTPRTDDIGLEAVGLEPGSWLEVDDSLRVTGSEWLYAVGDVNHRALLTHQGKYQARIAGAAIAARASGVPLLESDPWGAHAATADHAAVPQVVFTDPEAAAVGLSLAEAEQAGHRVRAVDVEFSSVAGAGLYAEGYRGRARMVVDVEREILLGVTFVGPGVGELIHSASIAVAGQVPVSRLWHAVPSYPTISEVWLRLLESYRDN from the coding sequence ATGACGGAAACGGATTCCATCGCGTACGACGTCGTGGTGCTCGGGGCCGGGCCCGTGGGGGAGAACGTCGCCGACCGCACCCGTGCGGCCGGCCTCTCCACCGCGGTCGTGGAGAGCGAGCTGGTCGGCGGCGAATGCTCGTACTGGGCGTGCATGCCCAGCAAGGCGCTGCTGCGCCCGGTCATCGCCCGCGCGGACGCCCGCCGCCTGCCGGGCCTCAGCCAGTCCGTACAGGGCCCCCTCGATACGGCCGCGGTCCTCGCCCGACGCGACGAGTACACCTCGCACTGGAAGGACGACGGCCAGGTCGGGTGGCTGGACGCCATCGGCGCCGACCTCTACCGCGGCCACGGCCGCCTCACCGCGCCCCGCACGGTGGAGGTGACCGGCCCCGACGGCGTACGGCACGTCCTGACCGCCCGGCACGCCGTGGCCGTCTGCACCGGCAGCGGCGCCCAGCTGCCCGGCCTGCCCGGACTCGCCGAGGTCAAGCCGTGGACCAGCCGCGAGGCCACCAGCGCGAAGGCCGCGCCCGGCCGGCTGGTGGTGGTCGGCGGCGGTGTGGTCGCCACCGAGATGGCCACCGCCTGGCAGGCGCTCGGCTCCCGGGTCACGCTCCTGGTCCGCGGCAAGGGCCTGCTGTCCCGCATGGAGCCCTTCGCCGGCGAACTGGTCGCCGAGGCGCTCACCGAGGCGGGCGTCGACGTCCGCACCGGCACCTCCGTCGAGGCGGTGACCCGGGAGAACGGCACGGTCGTGGTCGTCACCGACGGCGGCGACCGCATCGAGGCCGACGAGATCCTCTTCGCCACCGGACGTACCCCGCGCACCGACGACATCGGCCTGGAAGCCGTCGGCCTGGAACCCGGCTCCTGGCTGGAGGTCGACGACAGCCTCCGCGTCACCGGCAGCGAATGGCTCTACGCGGTCGGCGACGTCAACCACCGCGCCCTCCTCACCCACCAGGGCAAGTACCAGGCCCGTATCGCGGGCGCGGCCATCGCCGCCCGCGCCTCCGGCGTGCCCCTCCTGGAGTCGGACCCGTGGGGCGCCCACGCCGCGACGGCCGACCACGCCGCCGTGCCGCAGGTCGTCTTCACCGACCCCGAGGCGGCCGCCGTGGGCCTGTCCCTGGCGGAGGCCGAACAGGCCGGCCACCGCGTGCGCGCCGTAGACGTCGAGTTCTCCTCGGTCGCCGGTGCGGGCCTGTACGCCGAGGGCTACCGCGGCCGCGCCCGCATGGTCGTCGACGTGGAACGCGAGATCCTCCTCGGCGTCACCTTCGTCGGCCCCGGCGTCGGTGAACTCATCCACTCGGCGAGCATCGCCGTCGCCGGCCAGGTACCGGTCAGCAGGCTGTGGCACGCGGTTCCGTCGTATCCGACGATCAGCGAGGTGTGGCTGCGGTTGCTGGAGTCGTACCGCGACAACTGA